The sequence below is a genomic window from Tenacibaculum tangerinum.
TGATTACAGATGGTTATTAACGTCTACTGCTCCATCTTCAATTGCTTCTTCTTTCTTGTTAATTGCATTCATGTATTTAGATAGTTCTTTTTTAATTACTGGTGATAACATTACTACCCCAATAATATTTGGCACTACCATCGCAAAAATCATTGCATCAGAGAAATCAATTACAGCGCCTAAACTAATAGATGCCCCAACTACTACAAAGAATAAGAATAAAATTTTATACACTAAATCAGTAATTTTTCCTTTCCCGAATAAGAATTTCCAACCTTGCATTCCATAATAAGACCATGATATCATTGTTGAGAATGCGAAAAGGATTACGGCAATAGTCAATACAATTGAAAAGTGAGGTATTACAGAATCAAAAGCTATTGCTGTTAACTCAACTCCTTCTTTAATTGGAACTCCATATTCCATAAACTGACCATCAAAATTTGTAATAATGATAACCAAAGCTGTCATTGTACAAATAACAACGGTATCAACAAATGGCTCTAATAATGCAACAATACCCTCACTTGCTGGGTACTTGGTACGAACTGCTGAGTGCGCTATGGCGGCTGAACCTACCCCTGCTTCGTTAGAAAAGGCTCCTCTTCGAATACCTTGAATCATAACTCCTATTAAACCTCCTGCTATTCCTAAACCTGAAAATGCACCTTCAAAGATTAACCCAAAAGCATCGTCTATTAAACTAAAGTTTGCAAACAATATAATTACCGCTGCTAGCACATAAATTCCTGCCATAAAAGGAACTACTTTTTCAGTTACCGAAGCAATTCTTTTTATTCCTCCAATAATTACTACCGCAACTAAAACAGCCATTACCAAACCAAAATACAATCCTGAGTTTGGCCCTGTTAATTCAAAAAGTTTAGTAAACTGAGCAGCTGCCTGATTGGCTTGAAACATATTTCCTCCACCAAACGAACCTCCTATAACAAAGATTGCAAATAAAACTGCTAAAACTTTACCTATTCCTCCTACTCCTTTTTCTTTTAATCCCTTTGTTAGGTAATACATGGGTCCTCCGTATACGGTTCCATCTTCACCTACATCTCTATATTTTACCCCTAAGGTACACTCTGCAAATTTAGAAGCCATTCCTAGCAAACCTGCCAAAATCATCCAGAAAGTAGCTCCTGGACCACCAATAGATAATGCAACAGCAACACCTGCTATATTACCTAAACCTACAGTCGCAGAAAGAGCTGCGGTTAACGCTTGAAAGTGAGAAACCTCACCGTCTACCGATTCGTCTCTTATCGTTTCAAAAATATCTCCCCCTGGGGTTTGATCTCCGTATAATTTATCAACACCGTGCTTTTCTATGTCTTCATATTTTCCTCTTACTACTTGTATAGCAGTTTTAAAACCTACGAAGTTTATAAATTTAAAATAAAAGGTAAAATATAGTGCACCACCTATCAAAACAATTAACACCCAAGGTATTTTAAAATTTTCCGAAAATGGAATTTCGTAAAATATTGCATTTACAAACCACCCTGTATAATCTTTAAAAATCGAATCTATTTTGTCTGTTGTACTTTCAAAAGCGAAAGTAAACATTGGTGCTAGAGTAAAAAGCAGTGTCAGTAATCTTTTATTCATAATTGTTTTTGATTATTTTTTGATTTTGTTGCCTGCAATATCATAAAAAAATGCACTTACGACAAGTTTTCATTGTTAAATATGTTTTTTATGTTAGGCTTTGTTTATTTTTTTGTAAATCTTCTTTAAAAGATTTTGGATGCAAATCTAATTTTCTTTGAGTTTTTGTTAAATCAAAACCTGTTTTAGCAGGACGGTGTGCTACTTGATTTAACTCTACGGTTGAAACTGGCTTTATTAAGTTTTTATTCAGATTAAAAACCTCAGCTATTTGCTGCGCTATTTCGTAAATACTCAATAACTTATTAGATGAAACATTAAATATTCCAACTGCTTTTTTATCAATTGACTGTTTGCAGGCGAAAGCCAAATCGCCAACATAGGTTGGCATACGAAACTGGTCGTTTACTATGGTGAGTTCTTTGCCTTCTTCTAACGATTTCTTTACCCATAACACAATGTTATTTCGTGACATATTTTTTACTTTTCCGTAAACCAATATGGTTCGTAAAATAGTATATTGTACATTAGAGTTCGTTAAAACTTCTTCAGACTTCAACTTGGAGAGTCCGTAATAACTTAACGGATTAGGTTTATCGGTTTCCTTGTAGGGTCCGTTTTTTCCATCAAAAATAAAATCTGTTGAAATATGAATGAGGTGAGTATTCTTCTTTTCCGAGTAGTTTTTCAGATACTCAACTGCAGCTACATTTAATTTATCACAAACCTGTTTATTAGTTTCACAAGCATCGACATCTGTCATTGCCGCTGTGTTTACAATTACATCTGGTTTATAATGTACAAGTGCTTTATAAAGAAGTTCTTGGTTTGTAATATCTATTGAGAGGTATTCAAAATCATCTCTTCCACTTCTATTCTCTCCTTTTGAAAAACCTACAACCTCATACGCTTCTTTTTCTTCTAGCAAGAGGTTTACTAAGGTTTGCCCTAACAAACCATTACTTCCCGTAATAACAATCTTTTTCATTAAAAAATTTCTCTCAGCGTTTTAATTTGTTCAGGACGCCCTAACACAATTAAATTTCCTCCTGCTTCTAGTTTTACTGATGCTTCAGGGTTAATAATATAGTCTTTATTTGGAGTACGATATCCTATAACTGTACATCCTGTTCTTCTACGTAAATCTAAATCTAAAATTGTTTTATCGATATATCTCTCTGGCAAATCATTAATAACTACTTCTTCTAAGTTTGCTGTAGTTTCTCCTTCAATAGTTAGTCTATCAACAAACTCAATAACATCTGGGGTAACCACTAAAGAAGCCATGTGAGACCCTCCTAACTTATCTGGCATAATTACATTATCTGCCCCAGCTATTTTTAACTTGCTATAGGAGGTTTCTTTAGATGCTCGACTAATTACTTTGCAGTTTTTATTTAGTTGCTTTGCGGTTAATACCACAAATAAATTATCTGCATCAGAAGGCAAGGCTGTTATTAGGTTTGCAGCCTTCATAATTCCGGCTCTTACTAATGTTTCATCGAGCGTAGCATCTCCTTCTATAGCCAGCACTCCTCTTGCTTCTATCTGTTTCACCATACTCTCAAATTTTTCAACAACTACTACTTCTTTTTTATAACTCTCTAGTT
It includes:
- a CDS encoding alanine/glycine:cation symporter family protein; this translates as MNKRLLTLLFTLAPMFTFAFESTTDKIDSIFKDYTGWFVNAIFYEIPFSENFKIPWVLIVLIGGALYFTFYFKFINFVGFKTAIQVVRGKYEDIEKHGVDKLYGDQTPGGDIFETIRDESVDGEVSHFQALTAALSATVGLGNIAGVAVALSIGGPGATFWMILAGLLGMASKFAECTLGVKYRDVGEDGTVYGGPMYYLTKGLKEKGVGGIGKVLAVLFAIFVIGGSFGGGNMFQANQAAAQFTKLFELTGPNSGLYFGLVMAVLVAVVIIGGIKRIASVTEKVVPFMAGIYVLAAVIILFANFSLIDDAFGLIFEGAFSGLGIAGGLIGVMIQGIRRGAFSNEAGVGSAAIAHSAVRTKYPASEGIVALLEPFVDTVVICTMTALVIIITNFDGQFMEYGVPIKEGVELTAIAFDSVIPHFSIVLTIAVILFAFSTMISWSYYGMQGWKFLFGKGKITDLVYKILFLFFVVVGASISLGAVIDFSDAMIFAMVVPNIIGVVMLSPVIKKELSKYMNAINKKEEAIEDGAVDVNNHL
- a CDS encoding potassium channel family protein, which produces MISTVIQSRLYKAVTFSVLIVSVGVLGYILLFGYSVVDAIYMTIITISTVGFGEVHPFGTGEKLFTIGLIISSLFIFGYAVSSFSEYLISGQFFHQIKIKKVQKRIEQLNGHTIVCGYGRNGKQAISKLESYKKEVVVVEKFESMVKQIEARGVLAIEGDATLDETLVRAGIMKAANLITALPSDADNLFVVLTAKQLNKNCKVISRASKETSYSKLKIAGADNVIMPDKLGGSHMASLVVTPDVIEFVDRLTIEGETTANLEEVVINDLPERYIDKTILDLDLRRRTGCTVIGYRTPNKDYIINPEASVKLEAGGNLIVLGRPEQIKTLREIF
- the rfbD gene encoding dTDP-4-dehydrorhamnose reductase: MKKIVITGSNGLLGQTLVNLLLEEKEAYEVVGFSKGENRSGRDDFEYLSIDITNQELLYKALVHYKPDVIVNTAAMTDVDACETNKQVCDKLNVAAVEYLKNYSEKKNTHLIHISTDFIFDGKNGPYKETDKPNPLSYYGLSKLKSEEVLTNSNVQYTILRTILVYGKVKNMSRNNIVLWVKKSLEEGKELTIVNDQFRMPTYVGDLAFACKQSIDKKAVGIFNVSSNKLLSIYEIAQQIAEVFNLNKNLIKPVSTVELNQVAHRPAKTGFDLTKTQRKLDLHPKSFKEDLQKNKQSLT